The genomic DNA ATACTAATTACTTGATGTATAGGGAAGGAGACCGCGGCTTTGGGCCAGTCAGCTTCTCTGGAGAAGCTCTTCGCACTCCTCGTTCCGGCAGCTTTCAATTTTCGGGTGCGCGCTGGTACCACAGCGTCCGCCATCACATGCGTCATGCCCAACCAGTGCTCCGCGGACCTTGGCGTCCGCTGACGTCAGCTCATGTAGTTTTATGGAGAGCTTCCTCTGCTAATGTATAATAGTGTACGAGCTCAGCCAGCCTGATAACGTAAGCTTACTGTCGTTGTGTCGACAACTAAGATGTTGATCAGACGAAGCTTTCGGACCAATCGAAAGCGAGGCTCTCTGTTGAGCACCGCTAGTAGCGCCCGCGCCCAGAAGGAGGTCCCTGACGATTGGAAGCTGAATATCTGGAGTTGTATGCTCCTGGTGCGGAATGAGGGCCCCCGAAGCGGCCACGGTTGGagctgccgccgccgccgccgccgtACCTGGAGTTTTGCGGACGTGAGTAGCCGCTttgctcctgctgctggaACCGCGACACGGGCTGCGCGCTATGCGACTGTTGATAGAACAAAAACGACTTGTAGCCTCCCATCCGCGGCTGGTATTGTGTCGTGGCGCACGGGCCGACGGGGACGATATTGTGCTTCATGTCCATGGCGTTCCACCTGTGGTTGTACCTGTACACTATGGCGTCCCTGTCCTGGGCTGTAAGCATTGGTTGCGGCGGGATGAATCCGTTCAGAATCACGGATTTGCTGGGCCCGGGGAGAGTTGGCATTTTGTAGCCCACTTTGAGAAACAGGTTGGTACTCAAGTCGGGTAGCCCGCCTCCGCTCACTGGACAGATCAGCTTACCGTTGGGTGCAAATCCTTCCTGATCTACCATAGCCTGGCCAGAAAGACCACTTCTAAAATGCTGGAAAACCACAACCTCGACTGGCGTTGCGCCGTAAAGTTTGGAACTGAACTTCTCATAGTTGACGTTTTTGTTGCTGATCAGCAACACCTCCTGTTTCCGGACGTTCCGTGCTTTTTCCTCGGGACTCAGGCGCTCGTATTGATCCCTGACAACCCTGAGCAGCCGCTTCTCGTCAATAAAGGGCAGAAGCGCAATTCCCTGCCACGACATTTTTTTTCCGTTCATGTCGATCGGAAACTCCTCGGGGTAAAAGTCGATTATTTCAGAGTCTGGCTCGCTCATCAACGGCCGGAAAATAGACGGCAGGTTATGGCCCGAAGCGGCAGGCAATACACTCATAAGCTGTTCGAAAGGCAGGAATGGCTCACCCTTCTCGAAGGTGATTTTCAGATCTTTTATGTCCTTGAAGTCTGATGCGAAAGGAGCATAATGGTATGGGTAGTACCAGTTCCATGAGGCGCACCCCTGGTAGTAGTAAAGAAGAACCCAAGACACACCTTCAACATAAGAACGCACAACCTCTTTGCGCAGTTGGTCGATGTCGCGCTCATCGATGTGGAACTTGGCTGTATAATACCGGTCGTGGTAACCTGGCTCGAACAACTTGACTTCTTCGTCGGTGTCGACCACACCGCTTTTGACGTTGCCGGTGTGAACCACAGAAATGCTAGATGGAGTCTGTGACTCCGCGTCGACGCTTGTGCTCTCCTCAGGATCATCAACCTCCTCGAACTTTCTCTTAATAGCGTCGTTCATTGGTTTTTCAGACTCTTCGACATTTTCTTTATCCTCGCCATTCTCTTGAACTGCCTCTGCCTTTCTTTCTATcagcttttgtttcaatGAGGAGGCTGCGCTAAAATTAGCCTCATTAGCGACTTCAACTGCAGAAGAAATTTCCTCTTTTGTGTAGTCTTTTGTGGGTTGGGTATTCTGCTCGCTCTGGATTTTGAGGGCAGCAGCAGACTTTTTGTCGCCTTCGTTGGCAAGGTTCATCTCTTTTCTTAATTTGACAAAATCCCGGTTGGACAGGTTGAGCGAGCCGTCGGCAGCGTTGCCTGAAACATCGTAGACAGGCATGTTTTCCAATGGGATTGTGAAGTTTCTGTCAGTTTTCCCCTTGGTAACATTATTATTActcttcagcatcttcCGTCTTTTGGCCGCTTCCTGTTTCCTTATTTCTTGCTGGAATCTGTCTTTGAACATCTGTGGCTCACGCGCTCCCAGATGCTGTAAGAGCAGTTCTACGGAGTCCAAGTTAAGTTCTCCGTCACAAGTCATGTATGTTTTGAGCCGAGGCAATATTGTCTTCCAGATCTCAACTAGGATGTCGATACTGTTCTCTCTCACGTCTAATGAGGGCAAGTGAGGCAGGAAATCGTTACCGCAGAAAAAACACATGAACACCCAGTCATCAACAGCTCTCTCCGTATCGAATTCAAACGATAGACGAGGAACAAATAGTTCGACTGCGAGATATTCCCGCAGAACGCTGATATGAAGCCAGAGAAAGGGCTTCTGCGAATCTTGCTGCAGAAGGGCGGCTTTGTCCTCCTCGCTCATGTTAATTGTGTCTTGAACACGCTGTCTTCTGCGGTTGTCCTGTGCAAACACGTCCTCTCgcagaattttgaagtGTGGTTCGTGAGTGGCTAGtcccaagaaaatcaagtcTGCATCCAGCCCGTAGATACAATGTGAAGTGTTGGGGTTGTATTGGGGGTCAGCCCTCTGGCTTCTCACAAAGTTCATAATTTTGTGCTCACCTTCGCCCGGCACTGTAGCGTCACTGATTATAACCTGGAGGTTCTTCCAGCCAGGGTCCGTCGCAAGTTTGAAACTGGTCCAATAGCGAAGCGCCGCGGCCAGTTTGTCCATGAACGGCGTACCAGGAGTAATTGCGTTACTGTCCcatgtttttttgttccTGACGCTGTCGTCGATTATTTCTCCCATAT from Lachancea thermotolerans CBS 6340 chromosome F complete sequence includes the following:
- the RAT1 gene encoding ssRNA exonuclease RAT1 (similar to uniprot|Q02792 Saccharomyces cerevisiae YOR048C RAT1 Nuclear 5' to 3' single-stranded RNA exonuclease involved in RNA metabolism including rRNA and snRNA processing as well as mRNA transcription termination) encodes the protein MGVPSFFRWLSRKYPKIISPVLEDTPQIEDGVALPIDYAGPNPNGELDNLYLDMNGIVHPCSHPENRPPPETEDEMLLAVFEYTNRVLNMARPRKVLMIAVDGVAPRAKMNQQRARRFRSARDAQIQNEERERVLLEKEDMGEIIDDSVRNKKTWDSNAITPGTPFMDKLAAALRYWTSFKLATDPGWKNLQVIISDATVPGEGEHKIMNFVRSQRADPQYNPNTSHCIYGLDADLIFLGLATHEPHFKILREDVFAQDNRRRQRVQDTINMSEEDKAALLQQDSQKPFLWLHISVLREYLAVELFVPRLSFEFDTERAVDDWVFMCFFCGNDFLPHLPSLDVRENSIDILVEIWKTILPRLKTYMTCDGELNLDSVELLLQHLGAREPQMFKDRFQQEIRKQEAAKRRKMLKSNNNVTKGKTDRNFTIPLENMPVYDVSGNAADGSLNLSNRDFVKLRKEMNLANEGDKKSAAALKIQSEQNTQPTKDYTKEEISSAVEVANEANFSAASSLKQKLIERKAEAVQENGEDKENVEESEKPMNDAIKRKFEEVDDPEESTSVDAESQTPSSISVVHTGNVKSGVVDTDEEVKLFEPGYHDRYYTAKFHIDERDIDQLRKEVVRSYVEGVSWVLLYYYQGCASWNWYYPYHYAPFASDFKDIKDLKITFEKGEPFLPFEQLMSVLPAASGHNLPSIFRPLMSEPDSEIIDFYPEEFPIDMNGKKMSWQGIALLPFIDEKRLLRVVRDQYERLSPEEKARNVRKQEVLLISNKNVNYEKFSSKLYGATPVEVVVFQHFRSGLSGQAMVDQEGFAPNGKLICPVSGGGLPDLSTNLFLKVGYKMPTLPGPSKSVILNGFIPPQPMLTAQDRDAIVYRYNHRWNAMDMKHNIVPVGPCATTQYQPRMGGYKSFLFYQQSHSAQPVSRFQQQEQSGYSRPQNSRYGGGGGGSSNRGRFGGPHSAPGAYNSRYSASNRQGPPSGRGRY